The proteins below are encoded in one region of uncultured Eubacteriales bacterium:
- the yfeU gene encoding putative PTS component; possibly regulatory (Evidence 3 : Function proposed based on presence of conserved amino acid motif, structural feature or limited homology; Product type pr : putative regulator) yields the protein MNMKALPTEQRNTDTVQIDEVSTLEMLHMINNEDKKVPFCVEKHLGEIATAIDAIAEKFAAGGRIIYCGAGTSGRMGFMDSAECPPTYGTPKERVVSLLAGGLAAIGQAKEDAEDHPELGVEDMKGIGFTKDDVLVGIAASGRTPYVIGALKYAKELGAVTVSISCNEDKNSPINAMVDYPIGIYAGPEAITGSTRMKAGTVQKLVLNMLSTGVMVKTGKVYSNLMVNVRLNNEKLVQRAKGIVAEITGAANSEIERLFVQTGSDVPLTIFMLLTGLSEAEARALLAKEHGHIKNALAAYHCAK from the coding sequence ATGAATATGAAAGCACTGCCGACTGAGCAGCGAAATACTGATACGGTTCAAATTGATGAAGTCAGCACATTAGAGATGCTGCACATGATAAACAACGAAGACAAAAAGGTCCCCTTCTGTGTGGAGAAGCACCTGGGCGAGATTGCTACCGCCATCGATGCCATCGCCGAAAAATTCGCCGCGGGAGGACGTATCATATACTGCGGTGCGGGCACCTCCGGCCGTATGGGCTTTATGGATTCAGCCGAGTGCCCCCCCACCTACGGCACGCCCAAGGAGCGGGTCGTCTCCCTCCTGGCGGGCGGCCTTGCCGCCATCGGGCAGGCCAAGGAAGACGCCGAGGACCACCCCGAACTGGGTGTGGAGGATATGAAGGGCATCGGCTTTACTAAGGATGACGTGCTGGTGGGCATCGCCGCCAGCGGCCGCACCCCCTATGTCATCGGCGCGCTGAAGTACGCGAAGGAGCTGGGCGCGGTCACAGTGTCCATCAGCTGCAACGAGGATAAGAATAGCCCCATCAACGCCATGGTGGACTATCCCATCGGCATCTATGCCGGGCCCGAAGCCATCACCGGCTCCACCCGGATGAAGGCGGGCACGGTGCAGAAGCTGGTGCTCAATATGCTCTCCACCGGCGTCATGGTCAAAACCGGCAAGGTGTACTCAAACCTCATGGTAAACGTGCGCCTCAACAATGAGAAACTGGTCCAGCGTGCCAAGGGCATCGTGGCCGAGATCACCGGCGCGGCGAACAGCGAGATCGAGCGCCTCTTCGTCCAAACCGGCAGCGACGTGCCGCTAACCATCTTCATGCTCCTCACCGGCTTGTCCGAGGCCGAGGCCCGAGCGCTGCTGGCGAAGGAGCACGGCCACATTAAAAATGCCCTGGCGGCATACCATTGCGCCAAGTAG